The proteins below are encoded in one region of Chloroherpetonaceae bacterium:
- a CDS encoding BON domain-containing protein, giving the protein MLHKYVVCVLLLLLYTTLSPIALTAKAKGDDKPKGIDTAKVMAEQEKLVVLSSLVPRNYLTARTGDAVTDNVFSNFTIPQIQVILSEYEKKLERSKAQKQKILDIGLELGEQFTKIFADSKVIDEVAIRYADMLYEKVSDEFYAKYAIYTEELRKYLNSPEYEQYSIAEARYDSIAAAGGDTIRNPRPTPPPGRPIPPDPQLDRVIALYDKIINEMPESPYVVDALYNKAYILGERYGDYRALRNLSAREIRQKKEEAIALLQQLTRKYPDSRYTVDAYMLIGEYLFSAPNREQPAKTREAIPYYRKALDLILRNGQRSEYYNQALYKLGWCFFRLENYSEAIAYFTQLIEDIEQAEEIFSGKIMPDYIRPDMKREAIEYIAASFIEEQNRVDRSKTAIERVDKFYAAMPPRRYIPLVYEEIGRKYEELLESAEKVNEVWIALLRRFPNYERAPFIADKIIYQLYITTINGEKKEKELEEAEQRLYEERKNLFYNYGRKSKWYADMKRRMQAQALGLPLDFKDQSVFPTGFDPRTLEYADSISKVALFQNIVYAISFARLLDGELPLPLGREYMQPNIPDLKRAKQFYEQAVKDIENYTDIFSRYDSTAYFAEFQRSLILDFKLNRPRDALPGYLNVARNFAWDFHRKEAIGNAYAIIDSITRAQKIGFYTPGLDTTANFAGKRDSLTADEKLFLEVVDTYIRLFPHDSISVNGIKQLADFYIAKGYVDEYKEVNSRLALYYPIQEIYPGTLVNLAANAYELKDYTRSEQIAKAIYYGRRTKDPKDAERRAYAYRLIGSSIDKRAQYYVGKGNYYAAAKEYERITKEVPKWEEADKAARNAAFYYVKAGKTEESVRISNYLFENANDPRFKVEALKDITYAYEQAKSYDSLGSSLERLYEFVKNDSIDLAEDALYRAIRARMAAENWKEAIRVSDKYLAKFDTTRRGDDVAFNKIDLNVKDGRPEGVFEAYGAYADKFVTKPRSVVAYFKRGEILEERGNIEGAKAEFTKATDRYYELAKKNEKNTKAVAGIAVSESMFRLTKYLLDEYKKVGVGVTLKPSAFVPPPKPPKQKQQPPKIATTTKKKTTQAAKPAPPPKPKERDVAYDTTAKYALRRKIEKNILELYKLGGYRSIDALYNAGFVAENLADAFSKVPDTLASIRDPKTGRGIIPAKLTINQVQANVDAAAFYERAGNDYAKTYQDLTAARGDFEKASKEQDSIRRALINPNDSANVALQQAIASLGKITNREQGELALAKLVPVTEKWISKIGISNGLDVPDEAFLATIDATTEIAKSKISEMYYKAGKLAEKNVYTYLAAQADEEAKKTTRTFGKGRSKVTIYLGDVVELVQLSQIAQQFVRPAVEVAINTYRRGVERAEKLKLQNQYVELSKAAINELATKAAERSDSLARAATLLFDQLDKQYRNKLDSLTGQPKAKDIVDFAVLATKMNFIINTNYNLTLSALAEYGQALQLLKDANAPQNRYNEVATRTSRFIYEMGEGYRQRAELLKKTVKQWDELSKANPDKFWYSDYGAVKYDPIAEMCQKTAGLILAQVVALLVDYDIQDEYTSRALISLGKIDPGLSKLIGKKGETTVATSGGSGWKVIEQIEPGKEYDWFKRDYSDAAWKSVVENDETQRFRYFVRETDTTFTTKELDTPARAIWYERIVPGAQPEQTPAPQQKEEPKKEEQKEEPKKEGEAIPTEQPAAKPEPSYLAIGETIVLNLTFETGKAKITGGAEALDSLVAKFKEDKNLVVEITPSVVLDSGSKVKPAVLAKQRYDAIVKELTSKGVKKTQLKQGKSITDTVTTFKVIKSSRKTGRLNWWSKQNLASKKVTLVMYEQHFAQKGKKKKATKSKDEELQEKVKEAVGALGNITVEVKDAVVTLSGEVADETAKTNAETAARSVKGVKSVTNNLTVRPPTPQGPVKPQYVYFRKEFTFEGAKEVAQLIMTNEFPFDSLEVYVNDVQVGPDKIVKFKNISPPDSALDNQFIVLNIYDYVVPGKNLVAIRAPGTLPKGAGLKIAINIAYFEELKESDLKALIPKLKEYRKKKEKELEKSMPNPQ; this is encoded by the coding sequence ATGTTGCACAAATACGTGGTCTGTGTTTTGCTCTTACTTCTCTACACTACCCTCTCTCCAATTGCACTCACCGCTAAGGCGAAAGGAGATGATAAGCCGAAGGGAATTGATACTGCCAAAGTAATGGCAGAACAGGAAAAATTGGTCGTGCTATCGAGCCTTGTCCCGAGAAATTATCTGACGGCAAGAACAGGTGATGCAGTAACTGACAATGTCTTTTCCAACTTTACAATTCCACAAATCCAAGTTATTCTAAGCGAGTATGAAAAGAAGTTAGAGCGAAGCAAGGCACAAAAGCAAAAGATTTTAGATATTGGGTTGGAATTAGGTGAGCAGTTTACGAAGATTTTTGCAGACAGCAAAGTAATTGACGAGGTGGCTATTCGCTACGCTGATATGCTTTATGAAAAGGTATCTGATGAGTTTTACGCCAAGTATGCAATTTATACCGAAGAACTGCGCAAGTATCTGAACAGCCCCGAGTACGAGCAATACTCCATTGCTGAGGCACGATACGATTCTATTGCGGCAGCTGGCGGTGATACAATCAGAAACCCACGACCGACACCACCGCCAGGCAGACCAATTCCACCTGACCCGCAGCTTGACCGTGTCATTGCGCTCTACGACAAAATTATCAATGAAATGCCCGAAAGTCCATATGTAGTAGATGCGCTTTACAACAAAGCATACATTCTCGGAGAACGATACGGTGATTATCGGGCACTGAGAAATCTTTCAGCACGAGAGATTCGGCAGAAGAAAGAGGAAGCAATTGCACTGCTGCAGCAACTGACGCGCAAGTATCCTGACAGCCGCTACACGGTTGATGCCTATATGCTCATTGGTGAGTATCTTTTCAGTGCACCAAACCGTGAGCAGCCTGCCAAAACGCGCGAAGCGATTCCATACTACCGCAAAGCCTTAGACCTGATTTTGAGGAATGGGCAACGTTCTGAGTATTACAACCAAGCGCTGTATAAGCTTGGTTGGTGTTTCTTCCGCTTAGAGAACTATTCTGAGGCAATTGCTTACTTTACGCAGCTAATTGAAGACATTGAGCAGGCAGAAGAAATTTTCAGCGGCAAGATTATGCCTGATTACATTCGCCCCGATATGAAACGGGAGGCGATTGAATATATTGCCGCTTCTTTCATTGAAGAGCAAAACCGAGTTGATCGTAGCAAGACGGCTATTGAGCGGGTTGACAAGTTCTATGCAGCAATGCCCCCGCGCCGATACATTCCTCTTGTCTATGAAGAAATAGGTCGCAAGTATGAGGAACTGCTTGAGAGTGCAGAAAAAGTTAACGAGGTGTGGATTGCCTTGCTGCGGCGCTTCCCAAACTATGAGCGCGCACCGTTTATTGCCGATAAAATTATCTACCAGCTTTACATCACAACGATTAATGGTGAAAAGAAGGAAAAAGAACTTGAAGAGGCTGAACAAAGACTTTACGAAGAGCGCAAAAATCTTTTCTACAATTATGGTCGCAAAAGTAAGTGGTATGCTGATATGAAGCGACGTATGCAGGCACAAGCCCTAGGCCTACCACTTGACTTCAAAGATCAGAGCGTATTTCCAACAGGTTTTGACCCAAGAACATTAGAGTATGCAGATAGCATCTCTAAGGTTGCGCTATTCCAGAATATCGTGTATGCGATTAGTTTTGCGCGTCTTCTTGACGGCGAGCTGCCCTTGCCACTGGGACGAGAATATATGCAGCCGAACATTCCTGATTTGAAGCGCGCTAAGCAGTTTTATGAGCAAGCAGTCAAAGATATTGAGAACTATACTGACATCTTCTCGCGCTATGACTCTACGGCTTATTTTGCAGAGTTCCAGCGCTCGCTGATTTTAGACTTCAAGCTGAATCGACCCAGAGATGCCTTGCCCGGCTACTTAAATGTAGCAAGGAATTTTGCATGGGATTTTCATCGCAAAGAAGCGATTGGCAATGCATATGCTATTATTGACTCAATTACCCGTGCTCAGAAAATCGGTTTCTACACACCAGGGCTGGACACCACTGCAAATTTTGCAGGGAAGCGCGATTCACTGACAGCAGACGAAAAGCTTTTCTTAGAAGTCGTTGATACCTACATTAGACTTTTCCCACACGATTCTATCAGCGTCAATGGCATCAAGCAATTGGCGGATTTTTATATCGCCAAAGGCTATGTTGATGAATACAAGGAAGTGAATTCGCGACTGGCGCTCTACTACCCAATACAAGAAATCTACCCAGGCACGCTCGTGAATTTGGCGGCAAATGCATATGAGCTGAAGGACTACACACGCAGCGAACAAATTGCGAAAGCAATTTACTACGGACGGCGCACCAAAGATCCCAAAGATGCGGAGCGGCGCGCATATGCTTACCGACTAATTGGCAGCTCAATTGATAAGCGAGCACAGTATTATGTTGGAAAAGGCAATTACTATGCTGCAGCTAAGGAGTATGAGCGGATTACCAAAGAAGTGCCAAAGTGGGAAGAAGCGGATAAAGCGGCACGGAATGCTGCATTTTACTATGTCAAAGCAGGGAAAACCGAAGAAAGTGTCCGAATTAGTAACTACCTTTTTGAAAATGCAAATGACCCACGCTTCAAGGTCGAAGCATTGAAGGATATTACATACGCATATGAGCAGGCAAAGAGCTACGACAGTTTGGGTTCTTCGCTTGAGAGGCTCTACGAATTTGTAAAAAATGACTCGATTGACCTAGCGGAAGATGCGCTCTATCGTGCAATCCGCGCAAGAATGGCAGCGGAAAATTGGAAAGAAGCAATTCGCGTCTCCGATAAATATCTGGCAAAGTTTGATACAACTCGGCGTGGCGACGACGTAGCATTCAACAAGATTGACCTGAATGTCAAAGATGGTAGACCCGAGGGCGTCTTCGAGGCATATGGAGCATATGCAGACAAGTTTGTTACAAAGCCACGTAGCGTCGTTGCATACTTCAAGCGCGGCGAGATTTTGGAGGAACGCGGTAACATTGAGGGAGCAAAGGCAGAGTTTACCAAAGCTACCGATCGATACTATGAACTGGCAAAGAAAAATGAAAAGAACACGAAAGCAGTTGCAGGTATTGCGGTTAGCGAGAGTATGTTTCGCCTTACAAAGTATCTCCTTGATGAGTACAAGAAAGTAGGTGTAGGTGTAACGCTAAAGCCAAGCGCATTTGTGCCACCACCGAAGCCTCCAAAGCAGAAGCAGCAACCACCTAAGATTGCTACGACAACAAAGAAGAAGACAACACAGGCAGCAAAACCTGCTCCGCCACCAAAGCCGAAAGAACGTGATGTCGCATATGACACCACAGCGAAATATGCACTGAGGAGAAAAATTGAAAAAAATATTCTCGAACTCTACAAACTCGGTGGATACCGCTCTATCGATGCGCTCTACAATGCGGGATTTGTTGCGGAAAACTTAGCTGACGCATTTAGCAAAGTGCCTGATACGCTGGCTTCAATCCGAGACCCGAAAACAGGTAGAGGTATTATTCCTGCAAAATTGACGATTAACCAAGTTCAGGCAAATGTTGATGCAGCAGCATTCTACGAGCGCGCAGGAAATGACTATGCTAAAACCTATCAGGACCTCACCGCAGCCAGAGGTGATTTTGAAAAAGCCTCTAAGGAACAAGATTCTATTCGGCGTGCTCTGATTAATCCAAACGACTCGGCAAATGTAGCACTGCAGCAAGCGATTGCAAGTCTAGGTAAGATTACAAACCGAGAGCAAGGAGAATTGGCGCTCGCAAAACTTGTGCCTGTAACTGAAAAGTGGATTTCGAAGATTGGTATTAGCAATGGTCTAGACGTGCCCGATGAAGCGTTCCTCGCAACGATTGATGCAACTACTGAGATTGCGAAGTCGAAAATCTCTGAAATGTATTACAAAGCAGGGAAACTCGCTGAAAAGAATGTTTACACTTACCTTGCGGCACAAGCTGATGAGGAGGCAAAGAAAACAACACGCACATTTGGAAAAGGACGCAGTAAAGTTACAATTTATTTAGGCGATGTAGTTGAGCTAGTGCAACTGTCACAAATTGCACAGCAGTTTGTAAGGCCAGCTGTTGAAGTGGCAATTAATACCTATCGACGTGGTGTAGAAAGAGCAGAGAAACTAAAACTGCAAAATCAATATGTAGAGCTATCGAAAGCAGCTATCAATGAGCTGGCAACCAAAGCAGCCGAGCGCAGCGACTCGCTTGCCAGAGCAGCAACTTTGCTATTTGATCAGCTGGATAAGCAGTATCGCAATAAGCTCGATAGCTTGACAGGTCAGCCAAAAGCCAAAGACATCGTGGACTTTGCAGTGCTGGCCACAAAGATGAATTTCATTATCAACACAAACTATAACTTGACACTGAGTGCCTTAGCAGAGTACGGACAAGCCTTGCAATTGCTCAAAGATGCAAATGCACCACAAAACCGATATAATGAAGTTGCAACACGAACCTCACGCTTCATCTACGAGATGGGCGAAGGCTACCGTCAGCGTGCAGAACTTTTGAAAAAAACGGTAAAGCAGTGGGATGAACTCTCCAAAGCTAATCCTGACAAATTCTGGTATTCAGATTATGGTGCAGTTAAGTATGACCCGATTGCTGAAATGTGTCAGAAAACGGCTGGCTTAATTTTAGCGCAAGTTGTAGCGCTCTTGGTGGACTATGATATTCAAGACGAATATACGAGCCGCGCTTTAATTTCGCTTGGGAAAATTGACCCAGGCCTATCTAAGCTCATCGGCAAGAAAGGAGAGACGACCGTTGCGACCTCGGGCGGAAGTGGCTGGAAAGTAATCGAGCAGATTGAGCCGGGCAAAGAATACGATTGGTTCAAGCGCGATTACAGCGATGCAGCGTGGAAATCTGTCGTAGAAAATGATGAAACTCAGCGTTTCCGTTATTTTGTCCGAGAAACTGATACAACCTTCACAACCAAAGAATTGGATACACCAGCCCGAGCAATCTGGTATGAGCGTATTGTGCCCGGTGCACAGCCAGAGCAAACGCCTGCGCCACAGCAAAAGGAGGAGCCAAAGAAGGAAGAGCAAAAAGAAGAACCAAAGAAAGAGGGAGAAGCTATACCGACCGAACAGCCTGCTGCAAAGCCCGAGCCAAGCTACCTCGCAATTGGAGAGACTATCGTACTGAACCTGACTTTTGAGACAGGAAAAGCAAAAATCACAGGTGGTGCTGAAGCATTAGATAGTCTTGTAGCGAAGTTCAAGGAAGACAAAAACCTTGTTGTGGAAATTACGCCGAGCGTGGTCTTGGATAGCGGTAGCAAAGTAAAACCTGCTGTGTTAGCGAAGCAACGCTATGATGCAATTGTAAAGGAGCTGACGAGCAAGGGTGTTAAGAAAACGCAGCTAAAGCAAGGGAAGTCAATAACTGATACGGTAACTACCTTCAAAGTTATAAAGTCAAGCCGTAAAACAGGTCGGCTAAATTGGTGGTCGAAGCAAAACCTTGCAAGCAAGAAGGTAACGCTGGTGATGTATGAACAGCACTTTGCGCAAAAAGGCAAAAAGAAAAAAGCGACAAAAAGCAAAGATGAAGAGTTGCAGGAGAAAGTAAAAGAAGCAGTAGGAGCACTGGGGAACATCACCGTAGAAGTAAAAGATGCGGTGGTAACGCTGTCAGGTGAAGTCGCTGACGAAACCGCAAAAACAAATGCTGAAACTGCAGCAAGGAGTGTAAAGGGAGTGAAGAGCGTAACAAACAACCTCACAGTGAGACCACCGACGCCACAAGGACCTGTAAAACCACAGTATGTCTACTTCCGTAAGGAATTTACTTTTGAGGGCGCAAAGGAAGTAGCGCAGCTGATTATGACTAACGAATTCCCGTTTGACTCACTGGAAGTGTATGTGAATGATGTGCAAGTAGGGCCTGATAAAATCGTAAAGTTCAAGAACATCTCACCACCCGATTCTGCGTTAGATAACCAATTTATCGTGCTCAATATCTATGATTATGTGGTGCCAGGCAAAAACTTGGTGGCAATCCGGGCACCAGGTACTTTGCCAAAGGGAGCAGGACTAAAGATAGCTATTAATATTGCTTATTTTGAGGAGCTTAAGGAGAGCGACCTTAAAGCACTTATTCCAAAGCTCAAAGAGTATCGCAAGAAGAAGGAAAAAGAGCTCGAGAAGAGTATGCCAAATCCACAATAA
- a CDS encoding LPP20 family lipoprotein: MKTHIWITLLCFAAGTAFAQPQPAWVTTGKHPKYPQDLYWIGVGQGMGARALDEAKSKAKAEIAKQFKVTVSSKTKLVQTEKIVGNSALMTSDLEDRIETQVDKMTLTGLEIAETFESKVTGKAFALAVLNREEFTNTLKTELEAEIAKIREKIASGASLSEKGDIGSAVNAYMEALALAEDVGPKVVFFNIVAKGYALPEDVRPEFIESQVRDELSMISLKKVSGDNQRGKIGENLPMPFVVQALSKGQPIRGVPITFKAGDEIVETVITGEDGMAKLEYVVQAVGIKGNKGKVTATIDLSRLSASLRSELRNITTLPFDFTVEGIGSFACDVEMADNDITDGQNAMLAKMMVQALEKNGVTVKRNAPIVARGSFTAREAGTVQSLNGQMVLQDITFEVFFINRNTQSVLSSVSVNVKGLGRDSEDALQKGLNSLRLPPAKLSEAIGKARLAAASSNSGDVPQR, translated from the coding sequence ATGAAAACGCATATCTGGATTACACTCTTGTGCTTTGCCGCTGGCACTGCCTTTGCGCAACCACAGCCTGCTTGGGTGACTACTGGCAAGCACCCTAAGTATCCGCAAGACCTCTATTGGATCGGGGTCGGTCAAGGAATGGGTGCTCGTGCTCTTGATGAAGCCAAATCTAAAGCCAAAGCCGAAATTGCTAAACAATTCAAGGTCACCGTATCCAGCAAAACGAAACTCGTGCAAACAGAAAAAATCGTCGGCAATAGCGCACTAATGACCAGTGACCTTGAAGACCGCATCGAAACACAGGTCGACAAAATGACCCTCACAGGGCTTGAAATTGCTGAAACTTTTGAGTCGAAGGTCACAGGCAAAGCGTTTGCACTGGCAGTGCTGAATCGTGAGGAATTCACCAACACTTTGAAAACCGAGCTTGAAGCAGAAATTGCCAAAATCCGTGAAAAAATTGCTTCTGGCGCCTCTCTTTCTGAGAAAGGCGACATTGGCTCTGCCGTCAATGCCTATATGGAAGCCTTAGCACTGGCAGAAGATGTCGGCCCGAAGGTTGTTTTCTTCAACATCGTTGCAAAAGGTTATGCGCTGCCTGAGGATGTGCGTCCAGAATTCATTGAGTCGCAAGTGCGTGATGAGCTATCTATGATTTCGCTCAAAAAAGTGTCGGGCGACAACCAACGAGGCAAAATCGGTGAAAACTTGCCCATGCCGTTTGTTGTGCAAGCCCTCTCGAAAGGACAGCCGATTCGCGGCGTGCCAATTACCTTCAAGGCTGGCGACGAGATTGTAGAGACTGTTATCACTGGTGAAGATGGAATGGCTAAGCTCGAGTATGTCGTTCAAGCTGTTGGCATCAAAGGCAACAAGGGTAAAGTTACCGCCACGATTGACCTTTCTCGCCTTTCTGCTTCACTGCGCTCTGAGCTACGCAACATCACTACGCTACCTTTTGACTTCACGGTTGAGGGCATTGGCAGTTTCGCCTGCGATGTGGAAATGGCAGATAACGACATCACTGATGGGCAAAATGCGATGCTTGCCAAGATGATGGTGCAAGCTCTGGAGAAAAATGGTGTGACGGTCAAGCGTAATGCACCCATCGTTGCACGCGGCTCCTTTACAGCCAGAGAAGCAGGCACCGTTCAAAGCCTAAACGGCCAGATGGTGCTGCAAGACATCACCTTCGAGGTTTTCTTCATCAATCGCAATACCCAAAGCGTGCTTAGCTCCGTTTCGGTGAATGTGAAAGGATTAGGTCGAGATAGCGAGGACGCCTTGCAGAAAGGGCTAAATAGCTTACGCTTGCCACCCGCTAAACTCTCAGAAGCAATTGGCAAAGCTCGGCTTGCTGCCGCTAGCAGCAATTCAGGTGATGTGCCACAGCGGTAA
- a CDS encoding DUF6175 family protein: protein MKYHSILKVASVVCLLAIAQSALAQVPRSQEATFVESYSPTEVTLKAKGIGPDVDAAERDARKCAVYFLLYSANDAILQTPAEKEAFKAIENEFFTDANINNYITFMSNTVLSKVKLQDGSVKVEKLIRVNREKLKDDLVAKGVVAGMKDLAAVAGNPFIMVLPEVPKGESPIAALQRNPNIKKAAEVIESYLTARRYEVKVPEQQDALNDLVSAKKAVAGIQDDIAYKLALSIGADIYITFNVQIEQGTIGKKAAVGCRAYETTTARLLGTETGYSPERPNTPEAALIEEAMNFAIDRVLSRINAYWKEDIATGRQYKVVFRITGKFSDPDELTDALEDVLKEVTTKRKNNATTKETSDWILWQNSYESERDFFKAMSKAFESHKDIKKLGAKLKRINVNRKLMLLEITNS from the coding sequence ATGAAGTATCATTCTATCCTGAAAGTTGCAAGCGTAGTATGTTTGCTGGCTATCGCCCAAAGTGCACTTGCGCAAGTTCCACGCTCTCAAGAAGCTACATTCGTGGAAAGCTACTCGCCCACAGAAGTTACGCTGAAAGCCAAAGGAATTGGCCCAGATGTAGATGCTGCCGAGCGAGATGCACGCAAGTGCGCCGTCTACTTTCTGCTCTACTCCGCAAATGATGCTATCCTGCAAACCCCTGCTGAAAAAGAGGCCTTCAAGGCAATTGAGAATGAGTTTTTCACGGACGCAAACATCAACAACTATATCACTTTTATGAGCAACACTGTGCTCAGCAAAGTGAAGTTGCAAGATGGCAGTGTGAAGGTCGAGAAGCTCATTCGCGTCAATCGTGAAAAGCTCAAAGACGACCTTGTTGCGAAAGGTGTTGTAGCGGGTATGAAAGACTTAGCTGCTGTCGCTGGTAACCCGTTTATTATGGTTCTGCCTGAGGTGCCAAAAGGTGAAAGTCCAATTGCAGCTTTGCAACGCAACCCCAACATTAAAAAAGCCGCTGAGGTCATTGAATCATATCTGACTGCGCGCCGCTACGAAGTAAAAGTCCCCGAGCAGCAAGATGCTCTCAACGACCTCGTCAGTGCCAAAAAAGCTGTTGCTGGCATTCAAGACGATATTGCCTACAAGCTGGCGCTCTCAATTGGTGCCGATATTTACATCACCTTTAATGTGCAGATTGAGCAAGGCACTATTGGCAAGAAAGCTGCTGTCGGCTGCCGCGCCTATGAGACCACTACTGCACGTCTTTTAGGCACTGAAACAGGTTACAGCCCTGAGCGCCCTAACACACCAGAGGCTGCGCTCATTGAAGAGGCAATGAACTTTGCGATTGACCGCGTGTTGAGCCGCATTAATGCATACTGGAAGGAAGACATTGCGACAGGTCGGCAATACAAGGTTGTCTTCCGTATTACAGGCAAATTTTCCGACCCAGATGAACTAACCGATGCCCTTGAAGACGTGCTCAAAGAAGTTACAACCAAGCGCAAGAACAATGCTACCACCAAAGAAACCTCTGACTGGATTTTGTGGCAAAATAGCTACGAAAGCGAGCGCGATTTCTTCAAAGCAATGAGCAAAGCCTTCGAGAGCCACAAAGACATCAAGAAGCTGGGCGCCAAACTAAAGCGCATCAATGTCAACCGCAAACTTATGCTGCTGGAAATTACTAACTCATAG
- the pyk gene encoding pyruvate kinase: protein MKRTKIICTLGPATSTLEKIISLIHAGMDVARLNFSHGTHSDHKTRIELVREASRITGKQIAILQDLQGPKIRIGMLEKTVLLKPGEKLTITTEEILGNYERVSTTYKEIVRDVQRGDRILIDDGLLEVKVLDKTDKEVITEVVIGGLLKSQKGLNLPGVSMSVPSLSEKDIEDVHFGLDHEVDMVALSFVRSAQDVQQLADIIRSRGKNAWIIAKIERPEAIEHIDEIIAAANAIMVARGDLGVEMKPAAVPVLQKLIVQKCNAAYKPVIIATQMLESMTENPRPTRAEANDVANAVFDGTDAVMLSGETASGKYPVETVRTMHEIISNVESKDIHQLLLAERETFAPAQKSDGVVDLSEAIATSAVDVANKIHAKAIVVLSHTGSTAIKVSKQKPAMPIIVVTDNEKVQRLMGIVWGVETLFTETITSTDESFRMIETKLAEKSIIKPGDVIVYTMGIPILRHGTTDTIKVSRIG from the coding sequence ATGAAACGCACGAAAATTATCTGCACGCTTGGACCTGCAACCAGCACGCTGGAAAAAATTATCTCGCTCATTCATGCTGGAATGGATGTTGCGCGCCTCAATTTCTCGCACGGCACCCATAGCGACCACAAAACTCGCATTGAGCTTGTGCGAGAAGCTTCACGCATTACTGGCAAGCAAATTGCCATCTTGCAAGACTTGCAAGGGCCGAAAATCCGCATCGGCATGCTTGAGAAAACCGTGCTTCTTAAACCGGGTGAAAAGCTTACCATCACGACCGAAGAGATTTTAGGCAACTATGAGCGCGTCTCCACTACCTACAAAGAAATTGTCCGCGACGTGCAACGTGGCGACCGTATTTTGATAGACGATGGTTTGCTCGAAGTGAAAGTGTTAGACAAAACCGACAAGGAAGTGATTACCGAAGTTGTCATTGGTGGGTTGCTCAAGTCGCAAAAAGGATTGAACCTGCCCGGCGTCAGTATGTCCGTGCCCTCGCTGTCTGAGAAAGATATTGAAGATGTGCACTTCGGGTTAGATCATGAAGTCGATATGGTCGCCCTCTCGTTTGTGCGCAGCGCACAAGATGTGCAGCAGCTTGCCGACATTATTCGCTCCCGTGGCAAGAATGCATGGATTATTGCTAAAATTGAGCGCCCTGAGGCAATTGAACACATTGATGAAATTATTGCTGCCGCAAATGCAATTATGGTGGCACGGGGCGACTTAGGCGTTGAGATGAAGCCCGCCGCTGTGCCCGTTCTGCAAAAACTTATCGTGCAAAAGTGCAACGCCGCCTACAAGCCCGTCATTATTGCAACGCAGATGCTGGAATCCATGACGGAAAATCCTCGCCCGACGCGCGCCGAAGCTAATGATGTGGCAAATGCGGTCTTTGATGGCACCGATGCCGTGATGCTTTCAGGCGAAACTGCCTCTGGCAAGTATCCTGTAGAGACCGTCAGGACGATGCACGAAATCATCAGTAACGTGGAGTCAAAGGATATTCACCAGCTTCTTTTGGCAGAGCGAGAAACATTTGCCCCGGCACAAAAAAGTGATGGTGTCGTCGACCTCAGTGAGGCAATTGCTACTTCTGCTGTAGATGTTGCCAATAAGATTCACGCAAAAGCCATCGTGGTTCTAAGCCATACAGGTAGCACAGCTATCAAAGTCTCTAAGCAAAAACCGGCTATGCCTATCATCGTTGTTACGGATAACGAAAAAGTTCAACGGCTGATGGGCATTGTCTGGGGCGTAGAGACTCTCTTTACTGAAACAATTACTTCCACAGATGAAAGTTTCCGAATGATTGAAACCAAACTTGCCGAAAAATCCATCATCAAGCCGGGCGATGTGATTGTCTATACGATGGGTATTCCGATTCTTCGGCATGGCACAACCGACACCATCAAAGTCAGTCGTATCGGCTGA